The Starkeya sp. ORNL1 DNA window TGGAGACATAGACCAGGCGGGCGCGGGTGGAGAGCGCGAACCACGAGCCATCGGCGGCGCGCAGATTGGCCGGGATCGCCTTCACCAGCACGTCCGACGTCACCGGCTGGGTGATGCCCTGGTCGACCACGTCGAGCATGTTGCCGATATCGACGTTCATCAGCACGTCGGCCGGCGAGGCGGTGCCCTCGGTCTTCACCCGCTCGGCGAGGCCCTTCTCGACGAACACGGTGTTCACCTTGATGCCGGTCGCCTTGGTGAAGCCTTCGAACAGCGGCTTGGCGAGCCCGGGCTCGCGCGTGGTGTAGATATTGACGACCTCTTCCGCCGTGGCGGCGAGCGGGGCGAGGCCGAGGCCGGCGATCAGGCCGGCGGCGAGCACGGCGCGCCGGGCAGGGCGATGCAGCGGGGCACGGGTCATTGGCAAATACTCCTGCGTTCGGCGCCGGCCACGTCGCACGATCGACGGGCTCGCAGCGGCTTCAAGCACAGGCTTGGGCTAGTGGCTGAGTTACCTTGCGTCAATAAAAAGCTTTGTCAGGGCAACATCTTAGATTTATTCTAATTAAGAGCTTTCGTGCGTGTATGGAGTTTCCGCTATTGCTTGAGCATCCTTCGAGGCCCGGCTTCGCCGGGCACCTCAGGATGAGGTTCATCTGAAAGAACAACCTCATCCTGAGGTGCGAGCGTAGCGAGCCTCGAAGGATGCTCGTCCCAAGCATCACCCCAAACAAAAAGGCCGGCCTTGCGGCCGGCCCTTCGATCCGCAATCGGAGGCAGGTTCAGTCGTCCAGCTCGCCGATATGGTGCTGGGCGTAGAGCTGCAGGCCGAGATCCTTGATGAGGTCGAGCTGGGTCTCGAGGAAGTCGATATGGCCTTCCTCGTCCGTCATCAGCGCCTTGAACAGGTCGCGGCTCGGATAGTCCTGCACCGTCTCGCAATAGGTGGCGGCTTCCTGATAGAGCGCGCGCGCCTCGACCTCGGCGGCGAGGTCGCACTCGATGACTTCCTTGACGTTCTGCCCGATGCGCAGCGGATCGAGCACCTGGAGGTTGGGGAAGCCTTCGAGGAACAGGATGCGGTCGATGAAACGATCCGCGTGGTGCATCTCCTCGAT harbors:
- the bfr gene encoding bacterioferritin, whose protein sequence is MKGDPKVIDYLNRGVRSELTAINQYWLHFRMLDNWGYKKLASKWRAESIEEMHHADRFIDRILFLEGFPNLQVLDPLRIGQNVKEVIECDLAAEVEARALYQEAATYCETVQDYPSRDLFKALMTDEEGHIDFLETQLDLIKDLGLQLYAQHHIGELDD